In Legionella cardiaca, a genomic segment contains:
- the gshB gene encoding glutathione synthase, whose protein sequence is MKLAVLMDPLHHLKPYKDTTLAMLKAAQALGWSCFYFTQADLFCREGLAYARMSTISLGDLESNDWAKVAEIGIQPLSDVDIILMRKDPPFDMEYIYSTYALELAEKEGVLVANKPQSLRDANEKFFTLNFPQCCPPTLVSRDIKQLRAFWQEHKNVIFKPLEGMGGSSVFHVDEKALNLSVILEVLTKGQTMNIMAQHYIPEIASSGDKRILLINGEPVPYALARIPAKGELRGNLAAGARGEVIPITARDRWLCEQIAPTLKTKGLYFVGIDVIGDYLTEINVTSPTCLQEIAQETGLEIAKDYLTCLKTLAKEKARH, encoded by the coding sequence ATGAAACTTGCGGTATTGATGGATCCTTTACACCACTTGAAGCCTTATAAAGATACAACATTGGCCATGCTTAAGGCGGCTCAAGCTTTGGGATGGTCATGTTTTTATTTTACGCAAGCGGATTTATTTTGTCGGGAAGGCCTTGCCTATGCTCGTATGTCTACTATTTCTCTTGGTGATTTAGAAAGTAATGACTGGGCTAAAGTAGCAGAAATCGGTATACAACCTCTAAGTGACGTCGATATTATCCTGATGCGCAAAGATCCACCTTTTGATATGGAATATATTTATTCAACTTACGCATTAGAGTTGGCAGAAAAAGAAGGCGTTCTGGTCGCTAACAAACCGCAAAGTCTGCGGGATGCTAATGAAAAGTTTTTCACCTTAAATTTTCCTCAATGCTGTCCCCCAACTCTGGTTAGTCGTGATATAAAACAATTAAGGGCTTTTTGGCAAGAGCATAAAAATGTCATTTTTAAACCACTTGAAGGGATGGGGGGAAGTTCGGTTTTTCATGTCGATGAAAAGGCCCTTAATTTATCGGTTATTTTGGAAGTACTAACCAAGGGACAAACGATGAATATTATGGCACAACATTATATTCCAGAAATTGCTTCGTCAGGCGATAAGCGAATTCTGTTAATTAATGGTGAACCCGTCCCTTATGCACTAGCTCGTATCCCTGCAAAAGGAGAGCTACGCGGCAATCTTGCGGCAGGAGCGCGAGGCGAAGTGATACCTATTACTGCAAGGGATCGGTGGTTGTGTGAGCAAATTGCTCCTACTCTGAAAACAAAAGGACTTTATTTTGTGGGTATTGATGTCATTGGAGATTATTTAACTGAAATTAATGTCACAAGCCCCACATGCTTGCAAGAAATCGCGCAGGAGACAGGTTTAGAGATAGCGAAAGACTATTTAACTTGCTTGAAAACTTTAGCAAAAGAAAAAGCAAGGCATTAA
- the gshA gene encoding glutamate--cysteine ligase — protein MHATDVPVPHLITAHCGPLHHVEKIILEKIAPIEAWFREKWQETPPSITSSVDLRHAGFKLAPVDTNLFPAGFNNLNPDFLPLCVQAIQSVMVDSIPNCMRILLIPESHTRNQFYLQSLSILRDIFVQAGFEVRIGSLDPEITQPREIPFSEEGALRIEPVKREGNRVVLEDYNPCIVLLNNDLSSGVPDILQHLEQPIKPTAKLGWATRLKSSHFHFFNEVADEFAKLVNMDSWLINPYFTAVDGVDFMAQEGLDNLAIETDKLLAQIKDKYATYNITEKPFVVVKADNGTYGMSVMMVHDGEELRQLNRKQRTRMNASKGSRKVERVMIQEGVYTFETMPNGAVAEPVVYMIGQFVVGGFYRVHQGRGTNENLNAPGMHFEPLAFAQACNTPRRDLDVVDCPNRFYAYGVIARLAALAAAREIAAIGE, from the coding sequence ATGCACGCGACCGATGTCCCAGTCCCTCATTTGATTACGGCACATTGTGGGCCTCTACACCATGTAGAAAAGATTATTTTAGAGAAAATAGCTCCTATCGAGGCATGGTTTAGAGAAAAGTGGCAGGAAACTCCTCCTTCCATTACTTCTTCAGTCGATTTGCGTCATGCTGGCTTTAAACTCGCTCCTGTCGATACCAATTTGTTTCCTGCAGGATTTAATAATCTCAATCCTGATTTTCTGCCCTTATGTGTTCAGGCGATTCAGTCAGTTATGGTGGATTCTATTCCCAATTGCATGAGAATTTTATTAATTCCTGAGAGCCATACACGTAACCAATTTTATTTACAAAGTCTCAGTATATTGCGAGATATTTTTGTCCAGGCAGGTTTTGAAGTGCGAATTGGAAGTCTGGATCCTGAAATTACACAACCCAGGGAGATCCCGTTTTCAGAAGAAGGGGCTTTGCGAATTGAACCGGTAAAACGTGAAGGTAATCGCGTGGTATTAGAGGATTATAATCCTTGCATAGTGTTATTAAATAATGACTTATCATCAGGGGTACCGGATATTTTGCAGCATTTAGAACAGCCAATTAAACCCACTGCAAAGTTAGGTTGGGCTACGAGACTCAAATCCAGTCATTTTCATTTTTTTAATGAAGTGGCTGACGAATTTGCCAAATTAGTTAATATGGATTCCTGGTTAATTAACCCTTATTTTACCGCTGTTGATGGTGTAGATTTTATGGCGCAAGAAGGGCTTGATAATCTGGCGATAGAGACTGATAAATTACTCGCTCAAATAAAAGACAAATATGCCACCTATAACATTACAGAGAAGCCTTTTGTGGTAGTTAAGGCTGATAATGGTACCTACGGTATGAGTGTCATGATGGTTCATGATGGTGAGGAATTAAGACAACTGAATCGCAAGCAGCGTACTCGAATGAATGCAAGCAAGGGGAGTCGTAAAGTCGAGCGAGTAATGATCCAGGAAGGTGTCTATACGTTTGAAACGATGCCCAATGGTGCTGTGGCTGAACCTGTGGTTTACATGATTGGTCAGTTTGTTGTAGGGGGATTTTACCGGGTTCATCAAGGGCGTGGTACTAATGAAAATCTTAATGCGCCTGGCATGCATTTTGAGCCTCTGGCATTTGCTCAAGCCTGTAATACCCCACGGAGGGATTTAGATGTTGTTGACTGTCCAAATCGTTTTTATGCCTATGGCGTTATTGCACGACTTGCAGCACTGGCTGCCGCAAGAGAAATTGCAGCAATTGGTGAATAG